One region of Diabrotica undecimpunctata isolate CICGRU chromosome 6, icDiaUnde3, whole genome shotgun sequence genomic DNA includes:
- the Sf3b3 gene encoding splicing factor 3B subunit 3 isoform X1: protein MFLYNLTLQRGTTISHAIHGNFSGSKIQEIVISRGKILELLRPDPNTGKVHTLLTIEIFGIIRSLMPFRLTGGTKDYVIVGSDSGRLVILEYNQQKNVFEKVHQETFGKSGGRRIVPGQYLATDLRGRAVMIGSIEKQKLAYILNRDAQARLTISSPLEAHKSNTLVYHMVGVDVGYDNPIFACLEIDYEEADSDPTGEAAQKTQQTLTFYEIDLVVNHVVRKYSEPLEEHANFLVTVPGGDDGPSGVLICSENYLTYKNLGEQHDIRCPIPRRRNDLDDPERGMIFVCSATHKTKSMFFFLAQTEQGDIFKITLETDDDMVTEIKLKYFDTVPVATAMCVLKTGFLFVASEFGNHYLYQIAHLGDDDDELEFSSAMPLEEGDTFFFAPRPLRNLVLVDELESLSPILSSRVADLAGEDTPQLYMLCGRGPRSSMRVLRHGLEVSEMAVSELPGNPNAVWTVKRRSDDEYDAYIIVSFVNATLVLSIGETVEEVTDSGFLGTAPTLCCSALSDDALVQVYPDGIRHICADKRVNEWKAGKKSIVKCAVNQRQVVIALSGGELVYFEMDHTGQLDEFKERKRMNSDVLCMALANVPPGEQRSWFLAVGLADGTVRIISLDPSDRLAPRAMQPLPVCAESLCIVEMGCTERDPDNAAAASTTSTLYLNIGLQNGTLLRTVLDPVTGDLTDTRTRYLGSRPVKLFRIRMQQSEAVLAMSSRSWLSYYYQNRFYLTPLSYESLEYASGFSSEQCPEGIVAISTNTLRILALEKLGAVFNQVSFPLEYTPRKFLIHPESSNLMILETEHNAYTEETKKQRRLQMAEEMREAAGEDEQELAKEMAEAFLNEDLPESIFSAPKAGHGMWASTLRVMDPVQGTTYNLIRLEQNEAAMSLALLKFHGQPEHQWFLILGIAKDLQLIPRQCSMGYLDTYKVDTSGKEFELIHRTLVDEVPNALCGYNGRLLVGVGKMLRLYDLGKKKLLRKCENKHIPNTIVNIQAIGKRIFVSDVQESVFMVRYKRAENQLIIFADDTHPRWITCTSVLDYDTIATADKFGNIAILRLPSNVSDDVEEDPTGHKALWDRGLLNGASQKADTITAFHIGETVTWLQKATLIPGGHESLIYTTLSGTVGALVPFTSHEDHEFFQHLEMHMRSENPPLCGRDHLSFRSYYFPVKNVIDGDMCEQYNSMEPTKQKFVASELDRTPAEVSKKLEDIRTRYAF, encoded by the exons ATGTTCTTGTACAACTTAACCCTGCAAAGGGGTACTACCATTTCTCATGCAATTCATGGTAATTTCTCTGGTTCCAAAATACAAGAGATTGTAATTTCAAGAGGAAAAATCTTGGAACTACTTAGACCAGATCCCAATACTGGAAAAGTGCATACACTCTTAACTATAGAAATCTTTGGTATCATTAGATCTTTGATGCCCTTTAGATTAACTGGTGGAACTAAGGACTATGTAATAGTAGGTTCAGACTCTGGAAGATTGGTGATTCTAGAGTATAATCAACAGAAAAATGTATTTGAAAAGGTTCATCAAGAAACTTTTGGAAAATCAGGAGGTAGGCGTATTGTCCCAGGCCAGTATCTGGCTACAGATTTAAGAGGGAGAGCTGTAATGATTGGATCTATAGAAAAACAAAAGTTAGCTTATATTTTGAATAGAGATGCTCAGGCAAGGTTGACTATATCATCACCACTTGAGGCACATAAAAGTAACACATTAGTTTACCATATGGTAGGTGTAGATGTTGGTTATGATAACCCAATTTTTGCTTGTTTAGAAATAGACTATGAAGAAGCTGATAGTGATCCCACAGGTGAAGCTGCACAAAAAACACAGCAAACACTAACCTTTTATGAAATTGATTTAGTTGTAAACCATGTGGTAAGAAAATACTCTGAACCATTAGAAGAACATGCTAACTTCTTGGTAACAGTACCTGGTGGTGATGATGGCCCTTCTGGAGTCCTAATTTGTTCAGAAAACTATTTGACATACAAAAACTTGGGAGAACAACATGATATTCGTTGTCCCATACCTCGTAGAAGAAATGATTTAGATGATCCTGAAAGAGGAATGATATTTGTTTGTTCAGCAACTCACAAAACAAAATCTATGTTCTTTTTCTTGGCTCAAACTGAACAAGGAGATATTTTTAAGATAACATTGGAGACTGATGATGATATGGTTACTGaaataaagttaaaatattttgataCAGTTCCTGTAGCCACTGCTATGTGTGTATTGAAGACTGGTTTCTTATTTGTAGCATCCGAGTTTGGCAACCA tTACCTCTACCAAATTGCTCATCTTGGTGACGATGATGATGAATTGGAATTCAGTTCAGCTATGCCTTTGGAAGAAGGTGACACATTTTTCTTTGCTCCTAGACCTCTAAGGAATCTGGTCTTAGTTGACGAACTGGAATCGCTTTCTCCAATTCTCTCATCTAGAGTAGCTGATTTGGCTGGTGAAGATACTCCACAGTTGTACATGTTATGTGGGCGGGGCCCTAGATCATCTATGAGAGTATTGAGACATGGGTTGGAGGTTTCAGAAATGGCTGTATCAGAATTACCTGGTAATCCAAATGCTGTATGGACAGTGAAGAGAAGAAGTGATG ATGAATATGATGCCTATATCATTGTTTCTTTCGTTAATGCCACATTGGTATTATCCATTGGTGAAACAGTGGAAGAAGTAACGGACAGTGGTTTTCTGGGTACTGCACCAACCCTATGCTGTTCTGCATTAAGTGACGATGCTCTAGTACAA GTATATCCCGATGGCATTAGGCATATATGTGCTGACAAACGTGTAAATGAATGGAAAGCTGGTAAAAAGAGCATCGTGAAATGTGCTGTTAATCAAAGACAAGTAGTTATTGCCTTGTCAGGAGGAGAATTAGTATACTTCGAGATGGACCAT actGGTCAATTGGATGAGTTCAAAGAACGGAAGCGTATGAATTCTGATGTCCTGTGCATGGCTCTAGCAAATGTGCCCCCAGGTGAACAAAGATCTTGGTTTTTAGCTGTCGGTTTAGCTGATGGAACTGTCAGAATAATTTCGTTGGATCCCAGTGATCGCTTGGCTCCTAGAGCAATGCAACCTCTACCAGTGTGTGCTGAGTCACTTTGTATAGTAGAAATGGGTTGTACTGAGAGAGATCCAGATAATGCAGCTGCAGCAAGTACTACGAGCACCCTTTATTTGAATATTGGTTTACAAAATGGTACTCTGTTGAGGACTGTACTGGATCCAGTTACTGGAGATCTTACTGATACTAGGACTAGATATTTGGGTTCTAGACCTGTAAAACTTTTTAGAATAAG AATGCAGCAATCTGAAGCAGTATTAGCTATGAGCAGTAGATCTTGGTTAAGTTACTACTACCAAAATCGCTTTTATCTCACACCATTATCATATGAAAGTTTAGAATATGCCTCAGGATTCAGTTCAGAACAGTGTCCAGAAGGTATCGTCGCCATTTCTACAAATACTTTGAGGATTTTAGCATTGGAAAAATTGGGTGCAGTTTTTAATCAG GTATCATTTCCTTTGGAATACACTccaagaaagtttctaatccatCCAGAATCCAGTAACTTAATGATCCTAGAAACTGAACACAATGCTTACACTGAAGAAACAAAGAAACAACGCCGTTTACAGATGGCTGAAGAAATGAGAGAAGCTGCAGGTGAAGATGAACAAGAGCTTGCCAAAGAAATGGCTGAAGCATTTTTGAATGAAGATCTACCAGAAAGTATATTTTCAGCACCCAAAGCTGGTCATGGCATGTGGGCATCAACGTTAAGAGTTATGGATCCTGTACAGGGTACCACTTACAATTTAATCAGATTGGAACAGAATGAAGCTGCAATGTCTTTAGCATTGCTAAAG TTCCATGGTCAGCCTGAACATCAGTGGTTCCTGATTCTTGGTATTGCCAAAGACCTTCAATTGATACCAAGACAGTGCAGTATGGGATATTTGGACACCTATAAGGTGGATACTTCAGGAAAAGAGTTTGAATTGATACATAGGACACTGGTAGATGAGGTTCCAAATGCTCTGTGTGGTTATAATGGGAGGTTGTTGGTTGGTGTCGGAAAGATGTTAAGATTGTATGACTTGGGAAAAAAGAAATTGTTGAGAAAATGTGAAAATAAA CATATCCCGAACACCATTGTCAATATTCAAGCTATAGGCAAAAGGATTTTTGTTTCTGATGTTCAAGAATCTGTTTTTATGGTGCGTTATAAGAGAGCAGAAAATCAATTGATaatatttgcagatgacacgcaTCCTCGATGG aTTACTTGTACTTCAGTTTTGGATTATGATACTATAGCCACCGCAGATAAGTTTGGCAACATTGCAATTCTTCGCTTGCCTTCAAATGTAAGCGACGATGTCGAGGAAGATCCTACAGGACACAAAGCCCTTTGGGATAGGGGTCTTCTAAATGGAGCGTCCCAAAAGGCAGATACAATTACTGCTTTCCACATTGGTGAGACAGTTACTTGGTTGCAGAAAGCTACACTTATACCTGGAGGACATGAGTCTTTAATTTACACTACATTATCTGGAACCGTAGGAGCGTTAGTTCCATTTACTTCTCATGAAGATCATGAGTTCTTCCAACATTTAGAAATGCATATGAGAAGTGAGAATCCGCCATTATGTGGAAGGGATCATTTATCCTTTAGAAGCTACTATTTCCCAGTCAAG AACGTAATCGATGGAGACATGTGTGAACAGTATAACTCTATGGAACCTACAAAGCAGAAGTTCGTGGCTTCAGAATTGGATAGAACCCCAGCTGAAGTATCCAAGAAACTAGAAGATATTAGAACACGTTATGCTTTCTAA
- the Sf3b3 gene encoding splicing factor 3B subunit 3 isoform X3, whose protein sequence is MFLYNLTLQRGTTISHAIHGNFSGSKIQEIVISRGKILELLRPDPNTGKVHTLLTIEIFGIIRSLMPFRLTGGTKDYVIVGSDSGRLVILEYNQQKNVFEKVHQETFGKSGGRRIVPGQYLATDLRGRAVMIGSIEKQKLAYILNRDAQARLTISSPLEAHKSNTLVYHMVGVDVGYDNPIFACLEIDYEEADSDPTGEAAQKTQQTLTFYEIDLVVNHVVRKYSEPLEEHANFLVTVPGGDDGPSGVLICSENYLTYKNLGEQHDIRCPIPRRRNDLDDPERGMIFVCSATHKTKSMFFFLAQTEQGDIFKITLETDDDMVTEIKLKYFDTVPVATAMCVLKTGFLFVASEFGNHYLYQIAHLGDDDDELEFSSAMPLEEGDTFFFAPRPLRNLVLVDELESLSPILSSRVADLAGEDTPQLYMLCGRGPRSSMRVLRHGLEVSEMAVSELPGNPNAVWTVKRRSDDPAIRNWG, encoded by the exons ATGTTCTTGTACAACTTAACCCTGCAAAGGGGTACTACCATTTCTCATGCAATTCATGGTAATTTCTCTGGTTCCAAAATACAAGAGATTGTAATTTCAAGAGGAAAAATCTTGGAACTACTTAGACCAGATCCCAATACTGGAAAAGTGCATACACTCTTAACTATAGAAATCTTTGGTATCATTAGATCTTTGATGCCCTTTAGATTAACTGGTGGAACTAAGGACTATGTAATAGTAGGTTCAGACTCTGGAAGATTGGTGATTCTAGAGTATAATCAACAGAAAAATGTATTTGAAAAGGTTCATCAAGAAACTTTTGGAAAATCAGGAGGTAGGCGTATTGTCCCAGGCCAGTATCTGGCTACAGATTTAAGAGGGAGAGCTGTAATGATTGGATCTATAGAAAAACAAAAGTTAGCTTATATTTTGAATAGAGATGCTCAGGCAAGGTTGACTATATCATCACCACTTGAGGCACATAAAAGTAACACATTAGTTTACCATATGGTAGGTGTAGATGTTGGTTATGATAACCCAATTTTTGCTTGTTTAGAAATAGACTATGAAGAAGCTGATAGTGATCCCACAGGTGAAGCTGCACAAAAAACACAGCAAACACTAACCTTTTATGAAATTGATTTAGTTGTAAACCATGTGGTAAGAAAATACTCTGAACCATTAGAAGAACATGCTAACTTCTTGGTAACAGTACCTGGTGGTGATGATGGCCCTTCTGGAGTCCTAATTTGTTCAGAAAACTATTTGACATACAAAAACTTGGGAGAACAACATGATATTCGTTGTCCCATACCTCGTAGAAGAAATGATTTAGATGATCCTGAAAGAGGAATGATATTTGTTTGTTCAGCAACTCACAAAACAAAATCTATGTTCTTTTTCTTGGCTCAAACTGAACAAGGAGATATTTTTAAGATAACATTGGAGACTGATGATGATATGGTTACTGaaataaagttaaaatattttgataCAGTTCCTGTAGCCACTGCTATGTGTGTATTGAAGACTGGTTTCTTATTTGTAGCATCCGAGTTTGGCAACCA tTACCTCTACCAAATTGCTCATCTTGGTGACGATGATGATGAATTGGAATTCAGTTCAGCTATGCCTTTGGAAGAAGGTGACACATTTTTCTTTGCTCCTAGACCTCTAAGGAATCTGGTCTTAGTTGACGAACTGGAATCGCTTTCTCCAATTCTCTCATCTAGAGTAGCTGATTTGGCTGGTGAAGATACTCCACAGTTGTACATGTTATGTGGGCGGGGCCCTAGATCATCTATGAGAGTATTGAGACATGGGTTGGAGGTTTCAGAAATGGCTGTATCAGAATTACCTGGTAATCCAAATGCTGTATGGACAGTGAAGAGAAGAAGTGATG atCCTGCTATAAGAAATTGGGGATAG
- the Sf3b3 gene encoding splicing factor 3B subunit 3 isoform X2: protein MFLYNLTLQRGTTISHAIHGNFSGSKIQEIVISRGKILELLRPDPNTGKVHTLLTIEIFGIIRSLMPFRLTGGTKDYVIVGSDSGRLVILEYNQQKNVFEKVHQETFGKSGGRRIVPGQYLATDLRGRAVMIGSIEKQKLAYILNRDAQARLTISSPLEAHKSNTLVYHMVGVDVGYDNPIFACLEIDYEEADSDPTGEAAQKTQQTLTFYEIDLVVNHVVRKYSEPLEEHANFLVTVPGGDDGPSGVLICSENYLTYKNLGEQHDIRCPIPRRRNDLDDPERGMIFVCSATHKTKSMFFFLAQTEQGDIFKITLETDDDMVTEIKLKYFDTVPVATAMCVLKTGFLFVASEFGNHYLYQIAHLGDDDDELEFSSAMPLEEGDTFFFAPRPLRNLVLVDELESLSPILSSRVADLAGEDTPQLYMLCGRGPRSSMRVLRHGLEVSEMAVSELPGNPNAVWTVKRRSDVLFLFQILL from the exons ATGTTCTTGTACAACTTAACCCTGCAAAGGGGTACTACCATTTCTCATGCAATTCATGGTAATTTCTCTGGTTCCAAAATACAAGAGATTGTAATTTCAAGAGGAAAAATCTTGGAACTACTTAGACCAGATCCCAATACTGGAAAAGTGCATACACTCTTAACTATAGAAATCTTTGGTATCATTAGATCTTTGATGCCCTTTAGATTAACTGGTGGAACTAAGGACTATGTAATAGTAGGTTCAGACTCTGGAAGATTGGTGATTCTAGAGTATAATCAACAGAAAAATGTATTTGAAAAGGTTCATCAAGAAACTTTTGGAAAATCAGGAGGTAGGCGTATTGTCCCAGGCCAGTATCTGGCTACAGATTTAAGAGGGAGAGCTGTAATGATTGGATCTATAGAAAAACAAAAGTTAGCTTATATTTTGAATAGAGATGCTCAGGCAAGGTTGACTATATCATCACCACTTGAGGCACATAAAAGTAACACATTAGTTTACCATATGGTAGGTGTAGATGTTGGTTATGATAACCCAATTTTTGCTTGTTTAGAAATAGACTATGAAGAAGCTGATAGTGATCCCACAGGTGAAGCTGCACAAAAAACACAGCAAACACTAACCTTTTATGAAATTGATTTAGTTGTAAACCATGTGGTAAGAAAATACTCTGAACCATTAGAAGAACATGCTAACTTCTTGGTAACAGTACCTGGTGGTGATGATGGCCCTTCTGGAGTCCTAATTTGTTCAGAAAACTATTTGACATACAAAAACTTGGGAGAACAACATGATATTCGTTGTCCCATACCTCGTAGAAGAAATGATTTAGATGATCCTGAAAGAGGAATGATATTTGTTTGTTCAGCAACTCACAAAACAAAATCTATGTTCTTTTTCTTGGCTCAAACTGAACAAGGAGATATTTTTAAGATAACATTGGAGACTGATGATGATATGGTTACTGaaataaagttaaaatattttgataCAGTTCCTGTAGCCACTGCTATGTGTGTATTGAAGACTGGTTTCTTATTTGTAGCATCCGAGTTTGGCAACCA tTACCTCTACCAAATTGCTCATCTTGGTGACGATGATGATGAATTGGAATTCAGTTCAGCTATGCCTTTGGAAGAAGGTGACACATTTTTCTTTGCTCCTAGACCTCTAAGGAATCTGGTCTTAGTTGACGAACTGGAATCGCTTTCTCCAATTCTCTCATCTAGAGTAGCTGATTTGGCTGGTGAAGATACTCCACAGTTGTACATGTTATGTGGGCGGGGCCCTAGATCATCTATGAGAGTATTGAGACATGGGTTGGAGGTTTCAGAAATGGCTGTATCAGAATTACCTGGTAATCCAAATGCTGTATGGACAGTGAAGAGAAGAAGTGATG tgctttttttatttcagatCCTGCTATAA